The following coding sequences are from one Nicotiana tomentosiformis chromosome 3, ASM39032v3, whole genome shotgun sequence window:
- the LOC138907278 gene encoding uncharacterized protein, with translation MCEYHGTHGHRTEYCRQLREEVARLFNKGHLQESLSDRAKNHFKNRDFSRKDEQEEPQHIIHMIVGGIDIPKGTVLKHTKMSIVREKRSRTQDYAPIEILYFNDDDAEGVMQPHNDALVISVLMNKTQVKRMLIDPGSSANIIRLKVIEQLSLQDQVVPATLVLNGFNIACETTKGEIIMLINVAGTIQDMKFHVIEGDMRYNALFGRSWIHNMSAVPSTLHQVLKFPTSEGVKTVYGEQPAAKEMFAVDEVIPISSLSSTKGSDSKRE, from the coding sequence atgtgcgaatatcatggcactcatggccacagaacggaataTTGCAGGCAactgagagaggaggtagcccggttattcaataaagggcaccttcaagaatctttaagtgaccgggccaaaaaccatttcaaaaacagggatttcagtAGAAAagacgaacaagaagagccacaacacatcatccacatgatcgtCGGTGGGATCGATATACCCAAGGGGACGGTGCTTAAACACACTAAGATGTCTATtgtaagagagaagcgatctcggactcaggattacgcacccatagaaATATTGTACTTTAATGATGatgatgcagaaggagtcatgcaaccccacaacgatgcactggtaatatctgtacttatgaataaaactcaagttaagcgtatgttaattgatccaggtagttcggccaacattattagattgAAGGTCATAGAGCAGCtcagtctacaggaccaggtcgtgcccgcaaccctggttctaaatggattcaatattgcatgtgaaactactaagggcgagataattaTGCTAATAAATGTGGCTGGAACCATCCAAGATATGAAgtttcacgtaatcgaaggcgacatgaggtataacgccctttttggaagatcgtggatccacaatatgagtgctgtaccctcgaccctccaccaggttctgaaattcccaacatcggagggggTCAAAACAGTCTACGGAgagcaaccagccgcaaaagaaatgtttgccgtcgatgaAGTAATTCCGATATCTTCACTATCATCGACAAAAGGATCGGATTCGAAGAGGGAAtag